From a region of the Vallicoccus soli genome:
- a CDS encoding glutamate ABC transporter substrate-binding protein, with amino-acid sequence MLRRTTPALAAAAALALALSACGGDDEGDGGTAAPAPEEDVSFEAGTTMAELNEAGSITVGTKFDQPLFGLANLEGEPEGFDVEIAKLIASKLGIGEDGIEWVESVSANREPFLQQGRVDMVVATYTINDERDQVIDFAGPYYVAGQDILVPEGNPEGVQGPEDLAGLNVCSVSGSTPASNIQENYPEAELTLFDAYTDCRDALQNGQVDAVTTDNVILSGYVSQAEDEFDLVDAPFTEEPYGIGIPQGDTAFCEFINETLQEAYDDGTWAEIFESTVGEVIEETPEPPTLNDCGGGAATPAETPAS; translated from the coding sequence ATGCTCCGACGTACGACCCCCGCCCTGGCCGCCGCTGCGGCGCTCGCCCTCGCCCTGTCCGCCTGCGGCGGCGACGACGAGGGCGACGGCGGCACCGCCGCCCCGGCACCCGAGGAGGACGTCTCCTTCGAGGCCGGCACGACGATGGCCGAGCTCAACGAGGCCGGCTCCATCACCGTGGGCACCAAGTTCGACCAGCCGCTGTTCGGCCTGGCCAACCTCGAGGGCGAGCCCGAGGGCTTCGACGTCGAGATCGCCAAGCTCATCGCCAGCAAGCTGGGCATCGGCGAGGACGGCATCGAGTGGGTCGAGTCGGTCTCGGCCAACCGCGAGCCGTTCCTGCAGCAGGGCCGCGTCGACATGGTCGTCGCCACCTACACGATCAACGACGAGCGCGACCAGGTCATCGACTTCGCCGGGCCGTACTACGTCGCCGGCCAGGACATCCTCGTGCCCGAGGGCAACCCGGAGGGCGTCCAGGGCCCCGAGGACCTCGCGGGTCTCAACGTCTGCTCGGTCAGCGGCTCGACGCCCGCGAGCAACATCCAGGAGAACTACCCCGAGGCCGAGCTCACGCTCTTCGACGCCTACACCGACTGCCGCGACGCGCTGCAGAACGGGCAGGTCGACGCCGTCACGACGGACAACGTCATCCTCTCCGGGTACGTCTCCCAGGCCGAGGACGAGTTCGACCTCGTCGACGCCCCGTTCACCGAGGAGCCGTACGGCATCGGCATCCCCCAGGGCGACACCGCCTTCTGCGAGTTCATCAACGAGACGCTGCAGGAGGCGTACGACGACGGCACCTGGGCGGAGATCTTCGAGTCGACCGTCGGCGAGGTCATCGAGGAGACCCCCGAGCCCCCGACGCTGAACGACTGCGGCGGCGGCGCGGCCACCCCGGCCGAGACCCCCGCCTCCTGA
- a CDS encoding amino acid ABC transporter permease codes for MNVVLDNLDVFVDGFRTTVSLTLLSALGALVLGTIVAAMRVGPVPPLRWAGAAYVQVVRNTPLTLVFFFCVFGLPEVDVILSFYQFAVVALSVYTGAFVAEALRSGINSVPVGQAEASRSLGMTFSQTLGLVVLPQAVRAVIPPLSSIFIALLKNTSIAYAFGVFEAMQASYRLVNDFGSAVLWILATTAVIYLVLALVSSAVFSWVERRVAIAR; via the coding sequence GTGAACGTCGTGCTCGACAACCTCGACGTCTTCGTCGACGGGTTCCGGACGACGGTCTCGCTGACGCTGCTGTCGGCGCTCGGCGCGCTCGTCCTCGGCACCATCGTGGCCGCGATGCGGGTCGGCCCCGTCCCACCCCTGCGGTGGGCCGGGGCCGCCTACGTCCAGGTCGTCCGGAACACCCCGCTGACGCTCGTCTTCTTCTTCTGCGTCTTCGGCCTGCCCGAGGTCGACGTCATCCTGAGCTTCTACCAGTTCGCCGTGGTGGCGCTGAGCGTCTACACCGGGGCGTTCGTGGCGGAGGCGCTGCGCTCGGGGATCAACTCGGTGCCGGTCGGGCAGGCGGAGGCGTCCCGCTCGCTCGGGATGACGTTCTCCCAGACCCTGGGGCTGGTCGTCCTGCCGCAAGCCGTGCGGGCGGTGATCCCCCCGCTGAGCAGCATCTTCATCGCGCTGCTGAAGAACACCTCGATCGCGTACGCGTTCGGCGTCTTCGAGGCGATGCAGGCGTCGTACCGCCTCGTCAACGACTTCGGCTCGGCGGTGCTGTGGATCCTCGCGACGACCGCGGTGATCTACCTCGTCCTCGCGCTGGTGTCGAGCGCGGTCTTCTCCTGGGTCGAGCGACGGGTGGCGATCGCGCGATGA
- a CDS encoding amino acid ABC transporter permease — protein sequence MSTSTLYDVAGPRTRRRILVGSLVGTALLAVLVALAVQRLAANDQFDPELYEPFFQEPQLYDRLLTGILGTLEAAGYALVLALVLGTVLAAGRLSSTPLLRVPSRLVVEFFRGVPLLLLIFFFYLGFPRAFGINLPSLWALVFGLTLYNGAVIAEIIRAGVLSLPRGQREAGVAIGMSDGQVMRTILLPQAFRTMLPALISQLVVLLKDTSLGFIIVYGELLRIGQQLIQFFDNPVQMSVVLAAIYITINALLSRLATYVEGRQRRGRGGGPSAAAPAPAPGGDRAPSTVGLGPGPGQG from the coding sequence ATGAGCACCAGCACCCTCTACGACGTCGCCGGGCCGCGGACCCGCCGGCGCATCCTCGTCGGCAGCCTCGTCGGCACCGCGCTGCTGGCCGTGCTCGTGGCGCTCGCGGTGCAGCGGCTCGCGGCCAACGACCAGTTCGACCCCGAGCTGTACGAGCCGTTCTTCCAGGAGCCCCAGCTCTACGACCGGCTGCTCACCGGCATCCTCGGCACGCTGGAGGCGGCGGGGTACGCGCTCGTCCTCGCCCTGGTGCTCGGCACCGTGCTCGCCGCGGGGCGGCTGTCGTCGACGCCGCTGCTGCGGGTGCCGTCGCGGCTCGTCGTGGAGTTCTTCCGCGGCGTCCCGCTGCTGCTGCTGATCTTCTTCTTCTACCTCGGCTTCCCGCGCGCCTTCGGCATCAACCTGCCCTCGCTGTGGGCGCTGGTCTTCGGCCTCACGCTCTACAACGGCGCGGTCATCGCGGAGATCATCCGGGCCGGGGTGCTGTCCCTGCCGCGGGGCCAGCGCGAGGCCGGCGTCGCGATCGGCATGTCCGACGGGCAGGTCATGCGCACGATCCTGCTGCCGCAGGCGTTCCGCACCATGCTGCCGGCCCTCATCAGCCAGCTCGTCGTGCTGCTCAAGGACACCTCGCTCGGCTTCATCATCGTCTACGGGGAGCTGCTGCGGATCGGCCAGCAGCTCATCCAGTTCTTCGACAACCCGGTGCAGATGTCGGTGGTCCTCGCCGCGATCTACATCACGATCAACGCGCTGCTGTCCCGGCTCGCGACGTACGTCGAGGGCCGGCAGCGGCGTGGCCGCGGCGGCGGTCCCTCGGCCGCGGCGCCCGCCCCCGCGCCCGGCGGCGACCGCGCGCCCAGCACGGTGGGCCTCGGCCCGGGGCCGGGCCAGGGCTGA
- the rny gene encoding ribonuclease Y has product MEGLSVAGGGALLLLAVLVGALLGALVGAALLRRSARHGAAEVLRRAEDEARAVRERALADERRAASAADELRLARELLAGQRAELERREERLAGREERLGAETASAARAAARAAQDLRAERADLQARLDALDARERALGAAEREQRALLERTAGLTAAQARTEVVAQAAPAARREAEAAARSLERRLLAEAQDRAREVVVQAVQRVVPAAAVPAVTAQVVLPAEEVKGRVIGRDGRNVRAFEAATGVDVVIDDTPRRVLVSCFDPVRREVARHALAALVADGRIHPQRIEEQVERTRAAVDEDCRRAADEALLAVGVGDLHPELVGLLARLHLRTSYGQNVLGHLVETARLATVLAAEVGLDPAPVARGAFLHDLGKALTATPGTPTGHAAAGAEAARRCGEHPDVVHAIEAHHGEVEPRTAEAVLVQAADALSAGRPGARREGHEVHAERLHRLEGIALAHPGVERAYAVQGGHEVRVMVLPDVVDDDAARVLARDVAREVEDGLSYPGQVRVVVVRESRATAVAR; this is encoded by the coding sequence GTGGAGGGGCTGTCCGTCGCCGGGGGCGGTGCGCTGCTGCTGCTCGCCGTCCTCGTCGGGGCACTGCTCGGTGCGCTCGTGGGGGCGGCCCTGCTGCGGCGCAGTGCCCGCCACGGGGCGGCGGAGGTGCTGCGCCGGGCCGAGGACGAGGCCCGTGCCGTGCGCGAGCGGGCCCTCGCGGACGAGCGCCGCGCGGCGTCGGCGGCCGACGAGCTCCGGCTGGCCCGCGAGCTGCTCGCGGGGCAGCGCGCGGAGCTCGAGCGCCGCGAGGAGCGCCTCGCCGGTCGGGAGGAGCGCCTCGGCGCCGAGACCGCCTCGGCCGCACGTGCCGCGGCGCGGGCGGCGCAGGACCTACGGGCCGAGCGCGCCGACCTGCAGGCGCGCCTCGACGCCCTCGACGCGCGCGAGCGGGCGCTGGGGGCCGCCGAGCGCGAGCAGCGTGCGCTGCTCGAGCGCACCGCCGGTCTCACCGCGGCCCAGGCGCGCACCGAGGTGGTCGCGCAGGCCGCCCCCGCGGCGCGGCGCGAAGCCGAGGCCGCGGCCCGGTCCCTGGAGCGGCGGCTGCTCGCCGAGGCGCAGGACCGCGCCCGCGAGGTCGTCGTGCAGGCGGTGCAGCGCGTCGTCCCGGCAGCCGCCGTCCCGGCGGTCACCGCGCAGGTGGTCCTGCCCGCCGAGGAGGTCAAGGGCCGGGTCATCGGCCGCGACGGGCGCAACGTGCGGGCGTTCGAGGCGGCGACGGGCGTCGACGTCGTCATCGACGACACCCCGCGCCGGGTGCTGGTGTCCTGCTTCGACCCGGTGCGGCGCGAGGTGGCCCGGCACGCCCTGGCCGCCCTCGTCGCGGACGGGCGCATCCACCCGCAGCGGATCGAGGAGCAGGTCGAGCGCACCCGCGCCGCGGTCGACGAGGACTGCCGGCGCGCCGCCGACGAGGCGCTGCTCGCCGTCGGGGTGGGCGACCTGCACCCCGAGCTCGTGGGTCTGCTCGCCCGGCTGCACCTGCGCACGTCGTACGGGCAGAACGTGCTCGGGCACCTCGTCGAGACGGCGCGGCTCGCCACGGTGCTCGCCGCCGAGGTCGGGCTGGACCCCGCGCCGGTGGCGCGGGGCGCCTTCCTGCACGACCTCGGCAAGGCGCTGACCGCGACGCCGGGGACGCCCACCGGTCACGCCGCCGCCGGGGCGGAGGCGGCCCGCCGCTGCGGCGAGCACCCCGACGTCGTGCACGCGATCGAGGCGCACCACGGGGAGGTCGAGCCGCGCACCGCCGAGGCGGTGCTCGTGCAGGCCGCGGACGCCCTGAGCGCCGGCCGGCCCGGCGCGCGGCGCGAGGGGCACGAGGTGCACGCCGAGCGGCTGCACCGGCTCGAGGGCATCGCGCTGGCGCACCCGGGCGTCGAGCGCGCCTACGCCGTCCAGGGCGGGCACGAGGTGCGCGTCATGGTGCTGCCCGACGTGGTCGACGACGACGCCGCCCGGGTCCTCGCCCGCGACGTGGCGCGCGAGGTCGAGGACGGGCTCAGCTACCCCGGGCAGGTGCGGGTGGTCGTGGTGCGCGAGTCCCGGGCCACCGCTGTCGCGCGCTGA